The DNA segment ATCTGTTGCCTAAACCGTAGAAATATCCTGCATGTAGATAAgctgatttattttcttatcctcGTAACGGATGAAGTGAAATTGAGTTGCTTATCTTTTCCATTCTTCAACATTATTCTTTGCATGTAGGATACATGATTATTTCATTAGAGTTCAATACCTAAACccagaaatgtttattttattttttcgacttgAAAATAATTGTATCAAGATATAAATACTTGATATACGTAATATAACGTGCtcattttggattttaataattatgtacttggCGTGTTAGCTAATGCAGCATCATACTAACATTACACAGTTGTATAGAAAGTTGCAGAATGACACATTTTcgttgaatattataaaaaaataattattgttgcaTATATGTAACAATAAACGTTAAGGGTTACAGTAGTTATTCTTAGTTTCACGGAGCATTATGTCTGCGAGGTTATTAaggtcaaacaaaaaaaattcttaaaataacattaaatggTGGAGTGAGTAActcattgtaaaaaatattatcttaagaGAGTTAAGCATGAAATCTCTCTACATTGGATTTTATACTTCTAGGATGACATTTAGGAAATAACaccaatatttgtaatttttgagttacgACAATGTGGCCCTCACcctataaaatgtttaaaaatgtattaggccaaaattaatttctataaaagttGCATCTAGGGGGTcaatagtgataaaaaagtttagGAAGCACTGCCTCAACTTGGTAAAATTTAAGGGTCAGTTCTTATTTGAAGAGAGCATGAAAATCTCAGATCAATGTAATGGAGGTTAAATTTGAAGTGCCACAAATTGTTGAGTCGTAGGATCCAGGGCACCGCTTTTTGAGAATTTACTAAATCATATTGCTAGGgtttccatattttgatttaatttccaTCTtactttacttatatttgtattattacagaaaatattaaattaaatagacCAGTCACAAATGTATTCTCTTTTTACGTCTTGTCCTAAAAAACCCAGGATGTTCCatgaagttatcaaaaaagtacaCCTAACGTTCTGGAAAAGATGTGAAAAGAGCACATTCCCTTGCGAAAGAGGACGATTGGTTGCCTAAAATTAAGctgaaaaataatactattgtttcaattaataattgttttcaatttcaaaaattatgtacgGAGcatgaaattattgttttttttaattctaagttAAAGTACTAAAtttagaagtttttttaaattcataatgcAATTGTagtatagataaaaaattattaatcaagtaTCTTAATTCAAAGGAAGCAAGTGTATATAAGAACATAAATTAACAAAAGGTTGTAATATGATCTTCCTCCTGAATTTAATGATTGTCTACTACCATCGTAGCCAAGGAATTCAGTATTCAATGACTGTAAATCTCCTCGTTTTTTCGGGCATTTCCAAACGAATGTAACCCCATCTAAACGGAATCTTGACCTCCCGTAAATCCATGCTAGAGCGCAGTCCGTCCTTCCAGGCGTTGCCTCAAACGATCTCCCACTTTTTTCGTCACCATATGGGCCAAAGTGTTTTCCTCGAGAGGTAAAAAGCTCTAAACTATCAATTCCAGCTCTATAGCCAATCCCATGCCTACCTTTGACTTTAACTATTCGATCACCCTTGTATAATTTGATACGAATGGATCGACCACCCTCTCCACCGTGCATTTTACCGATATAATTGCCATAGAATAACTGTATCCTGAGTAAatggattcattttttaattatatgtcaatatagaatatatttatactagtcAGCAAGGGCGTTGCTACCTTTCAttattagggggggggggaatggcttagccccaaaaattatcaacagtGTAATACTTATGTAagaggtttatatatatatgtataaaattaacatttgggGGCCTGGAGCCCCCTTCAAAAGGAGCTACGACGCCCTTGCTAGTCAAGTACCTACCCATCTATCCTTGCACCATAACGAATGTTAATACCATCAGGCCAATTTTTAGGAATAAACTGAAGTCCGTCAGAGCTTTGCCAAAAATCTGTGAACCATTCTCCTTCCGTGGTACTTCCATAAGgtccagatttaaaaaaatcgtattgATTTATCAACTCTGCAGCTAAAAATGGTTTGaattattaatgttttcaattactcttataaatatattactaatattaaaaaatagatataatccATGTCTTACCCACGATGTCACCTGTAGTATATGCATGTGTTAGATGTGCACTCcatgattttataattaatagtatataaatcAGTAAATGTTGCATTCCTTTGCTGCATTACTGTGGCTTAATACGTTAATATAATGCGTATAAAATGagtgattaatataatttgttatcgTGCTAGCTACAGctgttattgaatttttttaatattgttgataagaatattaactatgcatatttgatattatgtaCCGTATAATCAATTCTCTAAAATTAGATATTAGTTTTGgagtaagtaatatttttttatcgttaaaTTTCACAATTCATATTATTGAATTCACACGTTTCGGCTGAATAAATCgtataaaatgatgaaatacaTTCTGGCATTTATAGTAAGTTGTGACATTTTACCTGAACTTCCCTTTACATTAACCTAGATTTGATTCAAGCGCTACAGGTAAAATGAAATGTTTGGCATTCATTATTGAAGGccattaatacaatttttggtttaaattggATTTAATAGTCTAGGGGAGACCGAGTAAAGTAGCAATATTTAGCCGTTTTTacttgaacattaaaaaagctACAGCCAcaacaatatttacattataatatacaattttataatataatgcaaattGTTGTGGGGaggtttgaaattaattttttaggaggaacaatatttttataataatgcagACAGTTTTTCATCGTTTTTgcagtatattattataattatttaaattgctgatatttttttgctaacagttgatgtaattttatcaaaattccaaACATACAATGaagagaaatttgagatattattaCGCTATGTACAAAGGGGTTAGTTGCAACAATTTGAATAGTAttgcctatttttttatattatttacatattacatacgTTTTGTACAAGTTTCGATGTCGGTACGAATTACAACTTGTATTAGTAcactgtacaagttgcaatttcttcgtttttaaaatgcatttttttaattacaattataatattggtGACTCTAATTAACAGTTAttcattgatactatcatttcattatgctctattaaaattacatagttattatgtatttatgagtaatataactgctTGAATTTTATATGTGCTACagcatacttatattttattaatatgtaataataaaaaattacaccataaatatatagatcatccatggaatattcaattattgcatcaTCCTCATCCCAAGCACTGTAACTCCTTTGTAATGTATTTggtatttccttcccccttgttattcttcttatcatcttgtattttcttttattatgtattaaaatactgtcttttacgtagtataaatagtcatggATTTTGTATGTTAATTAGAGTAGGTtcttgtattataaagaatacagatgATCCTGTAATAAGTatagtcttattcctccacgtcattccttcttctcatttgtctctataaataagtttgtgtctctccctcgtcaagacacaacatccttcatttaaaataatttatctcattttttggtggcaacttgtacaagttatacACTTTACTAAAGACATAATTTTTACTCAGGATAAGGAATGCTAGATACATTTTTAGGTCATGTTTTTGGTGAAGACAGGCTACCAAAGTAGTTTGTGAGAATGAATCTCTTCCATTTATATTACTGATCAGGgatctatattataatatatataaatgttataatatattaatatgctattacaaattcgatttttttaacttttgcaaCTGTTCTCGACAGCGGGAACAGTTGTAACATTTGACAATTACGAATACATTCCGATACATTGTGAAAAAACTATTGATTAAATGGATTTAAACAAAAGCGAACACGTGCTGTGTTAAATTTTGGCGTTTCTAAGTAAGCCAAACCAGGTAATAGGGCCAAAAGGGTTGCAACTGTCTCCAATCTAccctactttttatattaatgtttggCCCTTCATAAATAGATCATGGtttatttattggatattacataatttatatatttgcttgctaaaaatacttatttaacttatgACTTTAATACCAttcaatcatatatatttatatctgccATTAGGTGTATACTTTGTTTTTGGAACCTTTGTTAGTATTTTGTTTGGTTATATGAAGTACATCAATATTATCCCTaaagatgaaaatccagtgtagaatggacatgttaaaataaaataatccaaaaatcaacatggtagtcctcaaggttaatagaaatacaaggttaaactAAAGAGTTAAATGCTttaggttagaccatcatgtaatcgggcttgctagaattttcaattttatgtaccGTACTGCTGAGCAAGACAGAGAGATTTTGACGccatagagtataacaacggtatattaacagcatataatactcaaaataatgattattattaattattgattaatagtaACAGTATCCGAGTGGAAATAATGCTATCCaccagtatgctaaaaaaaagaagaaaccaaaaattaatgtggtacccctgacaattgaagggatattttggagaagagcagtttagctggCATGACATATACTGGATTAGATGAACACAAATCCTACGCTGTATCTATTGTAAAACCATTACCAAGAATTACTTTGGAGTCGATCCTGAACTTTaatcttagtccaacaaggattttttatcataacaataattataacctTCCAACCAGTGTTGTATAGTTAAGAATGGTTACAATATTTAGGGACTGAGCTGAAGGGAGCCCCCCAAccgagatttaaaaaaaaatcattaatatagagaaaaaattagCCCCCCCTTCAAATCAATTAAAggatttcttttccaaaaaaaagagtattcgggggattttttttgggggggatttctttttctaaaagaagGTATAATTCGTTTATGGAAAAAACATCCACCAcacttcccccaaaaaaaaaaaataaaaatatatatatatacaatcctgtggacgcccctgatattaatCATTATCTCATTCAGTTTTTATCGTTAAATGTCTtaccaaatgttcaaatttgaagaaaagtatCCCGTTCTACATAGATCATTTGTGTCCTAAATGgtaaagctattaaaaaaggtATGAGAAGAGTAGACGATATGGATCCttcatattacaatattaaactgctttgtcctctaaatattgaaatcattttatcttcttaattacaaaattattattgacaaGAATTGGATTCAGTATTATGTACGAGGTCAAGAACAATTCTATCGTCCTCATCAAACCCCAAAAAAGGACAACTCAAAtcgtttaaatgtataattgtgatggatattaccgaagtttgattaaaagttaaataaaaattatttcaaattttaaaatgttaattttataacatagtcttccttaatataagatataatttatatacattttcatttttataaaatataacgtgTATATTAaaagtagtttaattttttttaagtgtatttattcTGTGATGCATTGGAATTTTAATGTTACATACTTTTCTTATAAAGAATTCTAATGtgttttaagtataatattatgcatgtaacaagaaaagataaatataacaatgatatttcatttttaaccttaattttcattttataattgttatatataattttaattcctttttcgcCGATAAAGAAggacaaaaagtatagattGATGTCaaggtttcaaaatttttgtctcGTTGCCTTTACAGTTTTGGATCCAAGTCTTTATAAATTCTAATTTCAACAGCATAAGAAATACAGTATTGAcgataataatttgaagctttattcaaaGTATATGATTGAATCCAGTTCTGATGTTTCTAATTTTATGTCAGATATGAACAAGATACTTGTCTCCTGGAATGTCTCACTCTATATTGATAGCCATccaagttttgtaaaaattatgaaactttaTACTGGCAATGCCATTCCTTCTCGCTACACCATCACAAACTAATTGGAGTCCCTAAGTAAAGTAGTGACTTTATGATGGAGTAGtgatgataaaaaagaatacaagaataataacaacagcttttgtaaataaaaatatatattaaggcaagGAGCAGCCTCCCTTAATCAGGTAACAACTGAAAAATACCCtctttttaaatagcattttatgcaactctgtagtatatactctttgacgttcctattaaaaagcgtggtggaagtcaaacatcagtccgaaaagcgttatggtataaccttgtatttcaattaaccttgGTAGCTCTGATGATTTGATGAAagttttagaggagagaaagaataatgttcatgacgttccatacaatcagctgttacaagggaggaaggagaaaaggatataaacaaagacatttgctagaattactccaatgtcgatccccaattctactccgagtccaacagaacttacaattataactctacaaagAATATGCCGACATACAAGAATGTTTAATCatgtattgaatataattgaatctatttaagaaaatgtGTTTACTACTCAGCAAAGGAAATATTAATGGCaactgcaaaataaaataaagttcatcCTTCAGATTCCTGATTCCAAAAAAAGGGCTAGCTAataaatacaccggatttttaTCACTGATTATCCCCTTCACTCGATATAAGTGTTGGATCGAtctaaaaaaacctaaaaagaaAGTAGTGCTATAATTccaattctaataaaatttatcagtcctaggaccgatccttaTTGGTTTTTTacggtaactacaacagctgaaataacgtagttgtttaaaatatatttttttaaagaaacaagatacctgaagtttagGGTAAGAAGTatgtggctagaacttattattataggttctagctatcaataaatattttattcaatcttagctagaagtgaagaaaataaaaaaatagataagacTGAAGGCCCgatgtatcagtccttaggaccgttgaatggtaaataAGATTAGGAGTTATGTGTTagaaccgatccaacactaatcgatattaatataattaagcaGTAATATGGAATAATTcatcataaatgtatttcatcTAATCTTTTTACAATGGTTTGAATGactttgtttataaattcattatccATAGGTTCTTTTATATCTGTTTCATCCAAACTTCTATGAGTGGTGCCTTCATTTATTGTATCGAAAGGATCCCTCCAGCCAAATTTGAGTTGAACGTTATTTGGTATTATAATTTTCtgcaaatggaaaaatacaaaagttattGTGTTAAACTTATTTACATAGGCACATGATATCTACTGataaattaatcattcaaacataaaaatgattattaattattatcatcttGAATAGCATGTCAATTATAACAATTCCAtcacaatttttgtttaaaataactttcaatagtaatgtaaatcctgtatattttttagctggctcactttttttggaattgctaatctgaagaatgaattttcttttcctcagcctttgtcattattatttaactcttcagtattgaacttccttttctactaaattcaattatattcaaaacctgatagaACATTAGTTTGTgctgaagtaatttttttgcctACTTCCGTCTCCCTTTCATGAATCAGCATGACAGCTCAGCTGCtcttctctaaaacattcttctaattgtcaagCTTACCtggttgattttcggtttcttttttctaaacatttccaaaatacacactattttcatcactacttatcAATACTGATATAGTCGCCAATAAGGTAGGCTTAAAGGGGGGAGGTTACTTACTTAAAAAAgggttttgaaaaattaaaaaaaaactttcgaaATCAAGATTAAAAAGAACCACACATTTATGTTTCACCTGTCTATAGGCAATGAAAACTAGTCACATAATATAAAAGTCCAATTAGATCAATAGTTTCAgcattttaagaatttaaaccgagaatagaaaattaatttgatacgccacataattatttcataagagttattataaaatatgtactctgAAGTGATTCatcacttatatatattatgtatcgCACAATTGTTCGATTAATTGacaatgatatattatattatttttgaaaaggatgAGGGAATTTTGGCTATGAATAACTATGGCGATTTCCTCAAGTTGACAATAAAATAGTATAGTTTTGTAACTTACCATGATTGATTGAAAAATCATGTCAATTATTCCTTGCACGTCTAATAATTCTGATCCAGTTCTGTCCGGAGAATAGGAATTATCTCCATTTGTGTTTACTCTACACGGATCAATTTGCCAAGGGTTTCTATATGATAATACTATGGGacattgagaaataaataaacacaaatagaAAATTCTTCTTAAGACATcatatgaatacattttctttacgACACTTCGTCAACGTTGTTCTATTCAGGGGAACTAATGCATTTATGAATATTCGTcgacaatacatttttttaataaaaagccaCGCTAAAAATGATATCAATCTCACCTTAGTGCAATGTTCATGGTTACTACCTTTTGACATTGATCTTCTTCAGAATAAAGGTCTGCAACATCGATGATGATAAGGTGTTTAATGTAAGTAAAACATACAACAatgatttaatacatttaaaataattgtactaGGACTATAGAAAGCTACACATATTCTCCCCCTAGGCCATGAAGAGGCGTTCGCAGGGGATGGGATGGAGGGATATAGGAACGACCCccaaattccaaatattatcttttttccaaaaaaattaattttctatgaatagctatggattttataaatttaatacttgattttttttttaatagctttggatttaataaattcctttggaaaaaattcaatattggaaatttataaactttgtaaaaaatttaatttagaaaaaataacttttttgtgaatagtaattgatttttgaaattataataaaaacaataaatttttaaaaattccaaaaaccaagtccccctcccaaaaaaaaaatataatcctgggcAAGCCCCTGCCATGGGTCATAAAAACGTTTCCTAGAGcatcaattcaaaataaaacccttttaaaaaataataagtaataacctACACTTTCCGTACAATCCAATAATAATGAGAGTATTCATGTTCCTTAATCCAGGAGTTACCTATATCTTCAAAGCCTATGAAGATATAGTGAGTACATATCATGTACAAGTTGGAATCAAAAGATAagattaattgttttaaatgaataaattgaattagGGCATCCTGTATAAGTTAGCGCGAacatcatactttctctttctatctccaGATTGGAGGcagcgacagaggatagttgaaattcaatcctcgcaaccttttaataatacgGAAATAACTTCGGTACATCAAGTATGGGAACGCGAATTGAAAAGAAGGAGGAGGATTTtgactttttcgagttattcggaTTAGTGCTTTGAAGGGTCACAAAattagatggaaggtctcattgtgtggaagGGCATactcaaataaagaaaagaagcattcttaaacaaattaaaatcattaaattaaagcagtccaaatttccaattcgtttaaatttaattgacaatCCTTCCAAAAGGAAAGGTTTTGATCCAAAGCTATCGAACAAGTCAAATTTGGGAACAAATTTCagatatatttcttctttttggatGGATGTAATGGGTATGATTGTGCTAATTATCCGAATAACTCTAACTTTAAGAATTATCCCCtaacttttgtataaattgttttaaaaatacattataaaatgaatatatgaatgtaaatatatgtacataatgacAATGTTTTCCTtgcaaaaatagtattttaaatgtagaaggttctcctctttataggagtaattcattttctccctccaaccGGCAGCTGATTTTAACAAGGGTGTATCACATGTCTCACTCCCACCTACTCTTCGCCCACATAGGAAAAAAAACGTCTTTACTTATAAAAGGATGGGATTTTTgcagagcgcgaggagaaggtgggagtgaTACTTATGGACCATAAgttatggtattactgaattaagacccttgttaatatcagttgtCTATTATATGATGTtgggaggagaaaatgaattactgttataaagaggagaaccttctacatttaaaatggcACTAGTGTTGGGAagagattattattttacatttaaatgaatatatgtatattcattttattacccatttttaaaacaatttaaggCAAAAATAGGTGATTATTCTTAtttcagagggagatgttagCAGCTCTACGatctatgaaataatgaaaaaaagaacactCGTATCaaccttttctttctttttttaattgataaactgtgttttcttaacaaaaatgttatccttagttatatttattttattaatgaaaagtttttcTGTCAATGTATCTGTTTTCCACGCCTAATAACAACGATTAATGCAGTGTACTTCCACCAGTAAATAAAaccttaattttaatagatcaaaatgaaatgaaagaatcAATGAATAATTGGTAATTAATAGGTCGTATGTTGTAATAATACATTGCAACTAATAAATctctttatacatatacaagttgtaacttttacACAAATCATAATATACAGGTTAAGGAACAAATTGggggaagattttttttagtttatgaattctatttaaatttattaattagaataaactTTTCTGAAAAGGATgcaattgtaatataaattaatttgaaaaaacttcTGTTCAAAATAGCCATTCTTTGCCCGGATTAAATGATGGAGACAAAGAAGTACGTGGGCAGAGGGAGCACCTTGATTTAGGAAAAGCCATTTACAGCATCACTTAGGAGCATCCCATCATCACCAGGTGTCGGAAGCCGCCCAGTGTCATGGTCTAGGCCGTTATTATGTCATACGGGAAGAAAGTACTGGTCAATAAGATCCAAGGACACATGATGATGCCCCTTATATCTTCAGCCAAGACGGAGCAGATCTCACACTGCAATAAGTGTGTAGGTCTAGTGAAAAGTCAATTTCAAGGATTTTGGGTGTGAAAATCTTTAGCCTATAGACAGCCCTGAACTGAATTCCACGGACTTTTTATGTGATCCATCTTTCAGGGCAGGGCTTGTACCAAAGATACTCTGAAACGTGCCCTCATCCATAAATGGAACAATATCTCTGAAGAAACTAACTGTGCTGCCTCTCCTCCTGGCTCTTCGTTTCCACCATATAATCCGGGAAAAGGGTGGCTATTTCGaacgagttttttttaaattaatttatattacaattcgATAATTTTCGCAGGAGTATGCATTTCTCACACTTTGCCACGGCTATTAAGGATATTGATTGCACATTTTCAAGAATGGGTAGCTACTTATAGAGTATAAACACAAAGAAAGAGAAATCCATGCTTAAGCACACACCAATGAAACAAAGACATGACATTCATAgctttattgtaaattaatagaatattggAGAGCATGGTATgagtgaataatattttatgtaatatatatgtgttcACCTATgctatatgtataatatatatataataataataattaatcaaaaatataaattgagaagaaaatgacaaaatagtTTTGAGTTTACTTACATGGGTAAAttgagttaaatttaatttgacaaacaaaataatcataggcattcatttaattaagaaaataatatatataatgtagagAGTAATA comes from the Lepeophtheirus salmonis chromosome 4, UVic_Lsal_1.4, whole genome shotgun sequence genome and includes:
- the LOC121116558 gene encoding uncharacterized protein — translated: MQHLLIYILLIIKSWSAHLTHAYTTGDIVAAELINQYDFFKSGPYGSTTEGEWFTDFWQSSDGLQFIPKNWPDGINIRYGARIDGIQLFYGNYIGKMHGGEGGRSIRIKLYKGDRIVKVKGRHGIGYRAGIDSLELFTSRGKHFGPYGDEKSGRSFEATPGRTDCALAWIYGRSRFRLDGVTFVWKCPKKRGDLQSLNTEFLGYDGSRQSLNSGGRSYYNLLLIYVLIYTCFL